The following coding sequences are from one Liolophura sinensis isolate JHLJ2023 chromosome 12, CUHK_Ljap_v2, whole genome shotgun sequence window:
- the LOC135479369 gene encoding cAMP-dependent protein kinase catalytic subunit gamma-like, whose protein sequence is MPRRFQRLRNFSQRIVIITRTFVTRWYCGFCYPSTVNLPQPEDVHLPSESTLRRLEISESCESLSKLLIAHTSNRQVTTITRSPTSLSHSRDSVHDLLIHGGHICEPEHLCKEDIQESHVVQEASQIVETLDIVEDTVQKWDIAQKHMQTLAMVEEVRDLNVLDTRSSCSVNTDCVNVLPYFTPVYDLQVEHAKSTCWESTQPHHWHILKPLSWGGFGIVNLARLQETGKMFVVKTYKPQYRPGEMVILKECQGQFVVSLYASLVSTSCRFVCMEYCRQGSLRQLIQCGEHQETFPEPVAAMIVAYIYAGVSFLHEKEILHLDISLENILITIKGYPVLTGFANACHFNEDVPSRERLNVLYASPEILENNPPNNLADLWSVACILYELIVGKTPFHSSDLVEARLRVTLGLCPDFSELSTEAGNFLSAELSLTADKRPGFQCGIAGIMKREVFRTVSWKHIRKGNRKGKCPLQPIWKAVRANLRKFQVEDDDNEEQHAEVLEKPSEKFDCRLKRIFRGS, encoded by the coding sequence ATGCCTCGCCGTTTTCAGCGCCTTCGCAACTTCAGTCAGCGAATTGTGATTATAACCCGAACATTTGTAACTCGGTGGTACTGTGGATTTTGTTATCCGTCAACTGTAAATCTTCCTCAGCCGGAAGATGTCCATCTTCCCAGTGAGTCGACTCTCCGCCGTCTTGAGATCAGTGAGAGTTGTGAGTCATTGTCTAAACTTTTGATTGCTCATACATCGAACAGGCAAGTCACTACCATCACACGATCACCAACGTCTTTGTCTCATTCTCGAGATAGTGTGCATGACCTTTTGATTCATGGCGGACACATATGTGAACCAGAGCATCTTTGCAAGGAAGACATTCAAGAAAGTCATGTTGTCCAGGAGGCAAGTCAGATAGTCGAAACGCTCGACATTGTGGAAGACACCGTTCAGAAATGGGACATTGCTCAAAAACACATGCAGACCTTGGCCATGGTAGAAGAAGTTCGCGATCTCAATGTGCTTGACACTAGATCAAGCTGCTCGGTGAATACTGACTGTGTAAATGTTTTACCGTATTTTACACCTGTCTATGACTTGCAGGTGGAGCACGCTAAGAGCACATGCTGGGAGAGCACCCAGCCCCATCATTGGCACATCCTGAAACCTCTGTCTTGGGGAGGATTTGGAATTGTAAACCTGGCCCGACTACAAGAGACTGGAAAGATGTTTGTGGTGAAGACATACAAACCGCAATACAGGCCAGGTGAAATGGTAATCCTGAAAGAATGTCAAGGTCAGTTTGTTGTCAGTCTTTACGCTTCACTAGTCAGCACCAGCTGTCGGTTTGTCTGCATGGAGTATTGTCGTCAGGGAAGCCTGAGACAGTTAATACAATGTGGTGAACACCAAGAGACTTTCCCAGAACCCGTGGCAGCAATGATTGTTGCCTACATTTATGCTGGTGTTAGCTTTCTTCATGAGAAGGAAATACTTCACCTGGATATCAGCCTTGAAAACATCCTCATCACCATCAAAGGATATCCCGTCCTCACCGGTTTTGCTAATGCCTGCCACTTTAACGAGGATGTGCCAAGCAGAGAGAGACTTAACGTTCTGTATGCCTCTCCTGAAATCCTGGAAAACAACCCGCCTAACAACTTGGCGGACTTATGGTCAGTAGCCTGTATCCTTTACGAACTCATCGTCGGAAAAACGCCATTCCACAGCTCTGACCTGGTAGAAGCCAGGCTGAGAGTCACTCTAGGGTTATGTCCGGACTTCTCTGAACTCTCCACAGAAGCTGGCAATTTCCTATCAGCTGAGCTGAGTTTAACAGCCGACAAACGACCAGGGTTCCAGTGCGGAATTGCGGGTATCATGAAGAGGGAAGTCTTCCGAACGGTCAGCTGGAAGCACATCCGCAAGGGAAACCGCAAAGGCAAATGCCCATTGCAGCCTATCTGGAAGGCTGTCAGAGCCAACTTGAGAAAATTCCAAGTCGAAGACGACGACAACGAAGAACAGCATGCAGAAGTCCTGGAGAAACCGAGTGAAAAGTTTGATTGTCGCCTTAAAAGAATTTTTCGAGGATCATAG